The Sulfuricurvum sp. genomic interval CTGCTAACAATGCCTTCAGTTTTTGCGGTTCGATAGCTTCTACTTGCCCTTTCGCTTCTTTTAGCATTGCTTTCGTCTCATCGGATAATGACGGTGCATCCGCCCAGCATGATCCTGATGCAATGAGTAATGAAAGTATTAGTGCCGACATCTTAAACATTTGAACTCCTATTAGAAAGATTCAAATATAATAACTGATGATGATTAGATTAGATTTGATGCAGATCAATAGTTTAGAAGAACCTACTCGTTATTGCTCATATTTCATTGATTACTGGTAGATAATTTTCAATATAATTTATCTTATGTTAACCAAATTAATTTAACCTAATAATTGAGAGAATTAACCTAGTATGTATAGATAACTTCACGTTCAATGTTTTGCTTTAGAGATGGTCGCATATTTTTATGAGGGTACAAAAGATCTATTTTTGTTCCGAAAGCTTCTTCAAAATAATTCCAAGCTCCGGCTATATTTCTAAATTTTTTATTTTCAAATTCAGCATAAATATCAATATCACTTTCAGGTGTTGCTGAGCCTTTGGCATAGCTGCCAAAAAGTCCAACTTTAACGAGAGAGTATTTTTCTCTTAACTCGTCTTTGTGATTAGCAAAAAAATCAAGAATCACCTCTTTGGTAACCATTGCACCCTACTTTTAAATATTATGTATTGCATTGTATAACACTATAAATGATCTTATAAAATACAACTCATGTAAAACAGCTATTTAGCCATCTACAAAATTCGCAATTTCCTGAAGTTCATCCAATATTAGGCTGTTTTTCGTGAACCGGTAGATAAATCTTCTAAAGTTGCCTTGCCGTCATCGATAAGTCTTAGAAGAATATCTAGAGATTTAGGTGGTGCAATGATTCCTTTTTCATATTTGTGAAAAGATCTGACTCCACCTCCGAATAACTCTGACGCCTGAATCTGGGAAAGCCCCATTTTTTTTCTGATTCTTGTTATATCTTCTGGGCGCAGCATGCCGTCAATATGACGCTTTGCTAATGCAATATTTCTTTCGTTTTTCTTTGCATCATCAATGTTGTA includes:
- a CDS encoding type II toxin-antitoxin system MqsA family antitoxin — translated: MKLLEICPLCNGNLQYGARTESFNYKDKTFTVDMYGEYCSECNESFYNIDDAKKNERNIALAKRHIDGMLRPEDITRIRKKMGLSQIQASELFGGGVRSFHKYEKGIIAPPKSLDILLRLIDDGKATLEDLSTGSRKTA
- a CDS encoding nucleotidyltransferase family protein, producing the protein MVTKEVILDFFANHKDELREKYSLVKVGLFGSYAKGSATPESDIDIYAEFENKKFRNIAGAWNYFEEAFGTKIDLLYPHKNMRPSLKQNIEREVIYTY